One genomic window of Prosthecobacter algae includes the following:
- a CDS encoding tetratricopeptide repeat protein: MNEPPYPTSLVLLASVTAVGLITWSIINPVTPAQAAVEQPAPAVVLEVKTLMEMLGPSGPVSKTDRLLVEAEQMTLKRPQKAASWIQLGDALAQKQRETQAPSWYAQAEQAYQKAWQIEPQNTEALNGLAWVYGGRHDFKESVRWAKLALEVDPTHPISHGIIGDAAVELGDFERAYESYQAMMDARPDLSAYSRGAYLVWLSGDSRKARWLMQQAIDAGGPHAENTAWCHTRLAMMLFHEGALLPAAQAVEKALRETPDHAPLLLMQGKIKVAMDDEAGAIAAYQAVLTQEENHEALVGMGDLHLLRGRKQEAEAFFQRVEKLHLSNAKQGIHDHTQMARFYADHDRELEKALTFAEEHAQTQNVYEADTLAWALYQKGEFLRARKAIEIALRAGTPDAEIYYHAGLIAAAIKDRSGAKKLLARALSLNPRFHPLHSGKAVKALDELAQPLATTE; this comes from the coding sequence ATGAACGAGCCCCCTTATCCCACCTCCTTGGTGCTTTTGGCTTCTGTGACGGCGGTGGGCCTCATCACCTGGTCCATCATCAACCCGGTGACTCCGGCACAAGCTGCCGTGGAGCAGCCCGCTCCCGCAGTGGTCCTGGAGGTGAAGACGCTGATGGAAATGCTAGGCCCGTCGGGTCCGGTATCGAAGACGGATCGCCTGCTGGTCGAGGCGGAGCAAATGACTCTGAAGCGCCCCCAAAAGGCTGCTTCATGGATCCAGCTAGGCGATGCCCTGGCCCAGAAACAACGGGAGACCCAGGCCCCCTCCTGGTATGCCCAGGCTGAACAGGCCTACCAAAAAGCATGGCAAATCGAACCCCAGAATACCGAGGCGCTGAATGGGCTGGCGTGGGTCTATGGCGGTCGGCATGATTTCAAGGAAAGCGTGCGCTGGGCCAAGCTGGCGCTGGAGGTGGACCCCACACACCCCATTTCCCATGGCATCATCGGGGATGCAGCGGTGGAGTTGGGAGACTTTGAACGGGCCTATGAAAGTTATCAGGCCATGATGGATGCGCGGCCTGATTTATCCGCCTACAGCCGTGGAGCCTACCTGGTGTGGCTGAGTGGAGATTCCAGAAAGGCGCGCTGGCTCATGCAGCAGGCCATTGACGCAGGCGGTCCCCATGCAGAGAACACCGCCTGGTGCCACACCCGGCTGGCCATGATGCTCTTCCACGAAGGCGCACTTTTACCCGCAGCTCAAGCCGTGGAGAAAGCCCTGCGTGAAACACCCGATCATGCGCCGCTGCTTTTGATGCAGGGTAAAATCAAGGTGGCCATGGATGATGAAGCCGGGGCCATCGCCGCCTACCAGGCCGTGTTAACGCAGGAAGAGAACCACGAGGCTCTCGTCGGCATGGGGGATCTGCATCTCCTACGCGGGCGGAAACAGGAGGCTGAGGCTTTCTTCCAGCGGGTGGAAAAGCTGCACCTCTCGAACGCGAAACAAGGCATCCATGATCACACGCAGATGGCCCGTTTTTATGCTGACCACGATCGCGAGCTGGAGAAGGCCCTGACCTTTGCCGAAGAACATGCTCAGACTCAAAATGTGTATGAGGCCGATACGCTGGCCTGGGCCCTTTACCAAAAGGGGGAGTTTTTGCGCGCTCGCAAAGCCATCGAAATCGCCCTCCGTGCAGGCACACCCGATGCTGAAATCTACTACCACGCGGGCCTCATCGCTGCGGCCATCAAGGACCGTTCAGGGGCGAAAAAATTGCTCGCACGCGCATTGAGTTTGAACCCCCGCTTTCACCCCCTGCACTCAGGAAAAGCGGTCAAAGCGCTGGATGAACTGGCCCAGCCCCTGGCGACGACGGAATGA
- the thrC gene encoding threonine synthase yields the protein MFYISTRGQTRPHSFTEAVEAGLATDGGLFLPEKLPDLSGKLAGWAGLSYPELAAEFFQIFAPEIPAEEWRALTKEAYSRFDSPDVAPLKKLSDQTYVLELWHGPTLAFKDFALQLLGLLYKRQVKLKGQRLAVLGATSGDTGSAAIHGCMGQDGIEIFILYPTGRVAPLQERQMACTGASNVFAIPVPGTFDDAQRVVKECFGDATFISEVNLSAVNSINIARVLAQCVYYIWASLKLPAEVRATAEFVVPTGNFGNVLAGWLAQQMGLPCGSFRVATNQNDILYRFFETGEYRQGDVSPSFAPSMDIQAASNFERYLYFMLGKDQNRVREIMLRMKNGDKVTLPKTQSSLRASRMDDATIAQVIGQVWQDYQYVVDPHTACAFTDMAKDRVSVVLSTASPAKFPEVVQQATGSEPLHPSLETLKEKPLETHPLEATAQAVKAFIREKLAL from the coding sequence ATGTTTTACATCTCCACCCGCGGGCAGACCCGTCCCCATTCCTTCACTGAAGCCGTCGAAGCCGGTCTGGCCACGGATGGTGGACTGTTTTTGCCAGAGAAGCTGCCGGACCTTTCCGGCAAACTAGCTGGCTGGGCTGGGCTTTCGTACCCGGAACTGGCGGCGGAGTTTTTCCAGATTTTCGCCCCGGAGATCCCTGCCGAGGAGTGGCGCGCGCTGACGAAGGAAGCTTACTCCCGCTTTGATTCGCCCGATGTCGCTCCGCTCAAAAAGCTCTCAGACCAAACCTACGTGCTGGAGCTGTGGCATGGGCCCACGCTGGCCTTCAAGGACTTTGCGCTCCAGCTTCTGGGGCTGCTTTACAAACGCCAGGTGAAGCTGAAAGGGCAGCGCCTAGCCGTCTTGGGTGCCACCTCGGGCGATACGGGCAGCGCGGCCATCCATGGCTGCATGGGCCAGGATGGCATCGAGATTTTCATCCTCTATCCCACAGGTCGCGTGGCGCCGCTGCAGGAGCGCCAGATGGCCTGCACGGGTGCTAGCAATGTCTTTGCCATCCCAGTGCCGGGCACCTTTGACGATGCGCAGCGCGTGGTGAAGGAATGTTTTGGCGATGCCACCTTCATCTCTGAGGTGAACCTCTCCGCCGTCAACAGCATCAACATCGCCCGCGTGCTGGCCCAGTGCGTGTATTACATCTGGGCCTCGTTGAAACTGCCCGCTGAAGTGCGCGCCACGGCGGAGTTCGTCGTGCCCACGGGGAACTTTGGCAACGTGCTGGCTGGGTGGCTGGCGCAGCAGATGGGGCTTCCTTGCGGCAGCTTCCGGGTGGCTACAAACCAGAACGACATCCTGTATCGCTTCTTTGAAACGGGCGAGTATCGCCAAGGAGACGTGTCCCCCAGCTTTGCTCCGAGCATGGACATTCAGGCAGCGTCTAACTTTGAGCGTTACCTCTACTTCATGCTGGGGAAGGACCAGAACCGCGTGCGCGAGATCATGCTGCGCATGAAGAATGGCGACAAGGTGACGCTGCCCAAAACGCAGTCCAGCCTACGTGCCTCCCGCATGGATGATGCCACCATCGCGCAAGTGATCGGCCAGGTGTGGCAGGACTACCAGTATGTGGTGGACCCCCACACCGCCTGCGCCTTTACGGACATGGCTAAGGACCGCGTGAGTGTGGTGCTCAGCACGGCCAGCCCCGCCAAGTTCCCTGAAGTGGTGCAGCAGGCCACGGGCAGTGAACCGCTGCACCCCAGCCTGGAAACCTTGAAGGAGAAGCCGCTGGAGACCCACCCCCTCGAGGCCACAGCTCAGGCGGTGAAAGCCTTCATCCGGGAAAAGCTGGCGCTTTAA
- a CDS encoding metallophosphoesterase family protein: MKNNSSSVTRRDALKLTAAGLSSLAFQPASVSAQDSSLPFGAQFPELDSLATGEWWVAKTKMPGKGKAKGGGASKPPSMDVPREDVVAFALYTYQAGVLKMTAQLFPLKPGEVREARLEVQRDGAWKEVAKAEVLYPGWDVHFRVEGWDASVSVPYRVRHGERAMFEGLIRRDPVDQEEIVIANMSCNSSRTTGLRPEIIDNLKAQNPDVLFFAGDQTYRHTEHTAGWIEFGLQFREIMRDRPTICIPDDHDVGHPNLWGENGKLSTLPGNADGGYMYPVEYVNQVQRQQSWHLPDSPDPAPVERGITVYFTRMTVGGVDMAILEDRKFKSGPSGKIPQMGPRPDHINDPSYDPKTIDLPGLQLLGERQEKFLRDWGQDWTGAAMKAVLSQTAFCGAVHMHGKEKDRLLADLDCNGWPQTPRDRALEEIRRAWAVHLCGDQHLAVMVKQGIKEFGDGPYAFTSPALVNTIYGRWWHPLDEKPGPNPVPGSPLPWTGDFKDGLGNRISMIAYANPPDIQDEKQRADGYGLVRFNKKNRQITFECWPRFADVKKDPKGQFPGWPITVDMQGNDGRKVAGYLPELVFEGAADPVVQVIEDSTGDLLYTVRVSGSRFQPRVYALGTHTVKVGRDRPDAQTLASLQPTPGAEAAGQRVIHGAGEKGN; the protein is encoded by the coding sequence ATGAAAAACAATTCCTCCTCTGTCACTCGCCGTGATGCGCTGAAACTAACGGCTGCGGGCCTCAGCTCGCTGGCTTTCCAGCCCGCGTCGGTTTCAGCCCAGGATTCCTCACTTCCCTTCGGGGCTCAGTTTCCTGAGCTGGATTCTCTAGCCACAGGGGAGTGGTGGGTGGCTAAAACGAAGATGCCAGGCAAGGGGAAAGCCAAAGGCGGCGGTGCTAGCAAGCCCCCCTCCATGGATGTGCCGCGTGAGGACGTGGTGGCCTTTGCCCTCTACACGTATCAAGCCGGGGTGCTGAAGATGACGGCGCAGTTGTTTCCTCTCAAGCCCGGTGAGGTGCGCGAAGCTCGACTGGAAGTGCAGCGCGATGGCGCATGGAAAGAGGTCGCCAAAGCAGAGGTTCTGTATCCAGGATGGGACGTGCATTTCCGCGTGGAAGGGTGGGATGCCAGCGTCTCTGTGCCCTATCGCGTGCGCCATGGTGAGCGGGCGATGTTTGAGGGCCTCATCCGCAGAGATCCGGTGGATCAGGAAGAGATCGTCATCGCCAACATGTCGTGCAATTCCAGCCGCACGACCGGGCTCAGGCCGGAGATCATTGACAATCTGAAGGCGCAAAATCCCGACGTGCTTTTCTTTGCCGGAGATCAAACCTACCGCCACACAGAGCACACCGCTGGCTGGATTGAGTTCGGGCTTCAGTTCCGCGAGATCATGCGGGATCGTCCCACCATCTGCATCCCCGATGATCATGATGTGGGGCATCCGAATCTGTGGGGTGAAAATGGCAAACTCTCCACCCTGCCAGGCAATGCAGACGGCGGCTACATGTACCCGGTGGAGTATGTGAACCAGGTGCAGCGCCAGCAGTCCTGGCACCTGCCAGACTCGCCAGACCCCGCGCCCGTGGAGCGTGGCATCACCGTTTATTTCACGCGGATGACCGTGGGCGGTGTGGACATGGCCATTTTAGAAGACCGGAAGTTTAAGAGCGGCCCCTCGGGCAAGATCCCGCAGATGGGACCCCGCCCGGACCACATCAATGACCCCAGCTATGACCCGAAGACCATTGATCTTCCCGGCCTGCAGTTGCTGGGCGAGCGGCAGGAAAAATTCCTGCGGGACTGGGGGCAGGACTGGACCGGCGCAGCGATGAAGGCCGTGCTTTCCCAGACCGCTTTCTGCGGGGCCGTACACATGCATGGCAAGGAAAAGGACCGTCTGCTGGCGGACCTGGACTGCAATGGCTGGCCCCAAACCCCGCGCGACCGTGCGCTGGAGGAAATCCGCCGGGCCTGGGCCGTGCATCTTTGCGGGGATCAGCACCTGGCCGTCATGGTCAAACAGGGCATCAAGGAATTTGGCGATGGCCCTTATGCCTTCACCAGTCCAGCGCTGGTAAATACCATCTATGGCCGCTGGTGGCATCCGCTGGATGAGAAGCCAGGGCCGAATCCCGTCCCCGGGAGTCCCTTGCCCTGGACCGGAGATTTTAAAGATGGACTGGGCAACCGCATCAGCATGATTGCCTATGCGAATCCGCCCGACATTCAGGATGAAAAGCAGCGTGCCGATGGTTATGGCCTAGTGCGGTTTAACAAAAAGAATCGTCAAATCACCTTCGAGTGCTGGCCCCGTTTTGCCGATGTGAAAAAGGACCCCAAGGGGCAGTTCCCCGGCTGGCCGATCACCGTGGACATGCAGGGCAATGATGGCCGTAAAGTGGCTGGGTATCTGCCTGAGTTGGTCTTTGAGGGCGCGGCAGATCCCGTGGTGCAGGTCATCGAAGACAGCACCGGAGACCTGCTCTACACCGTGCGTGTCAGCGGCAGCCGCTTCCAGCCCCGCGTCTATGCCCTGGGCACCCACACCGTGAAGGTGGGGCGTGACCGCCCCGATGCGCAGACCTTGGCCTCCCTCCAGCCCACGCCTGGCGCGGAGGCCGCAGGTCAGCGCGTCATCCACGGGGCAGGGGAGAAGGGAAATTAA
- a CDS encoding sulfatase, with translation MKQAFFLLAALAFTLSPQIQAAGKPNVLFIAIDDQNDWIGHMGGHPLAKTPNMDKLAARGTTFLNAHCNAPLCNPSRTSLLLGLRSTTTGIYGLSPWFRTLPQWKDRVTLPKHFEANGYRTLATGKIYHGGTGGGAGKGKNKAKAKGASADEFQVTAPYGGVGTKPPAKLIPPTPMGNNPLMDWGVWPLDNDDTSKGDYQVASWTVEQIKNAPKDQPFFLAAGFFLPHVPCYATQKWFDLYPDDDSVLPKVLEDDRGDTPRFSWYMHWNLPEPRLKWVKENNQWRNLVRSYLACTSFVDAQIGRLMTALDEAGIADNTIIVLWGDHGWHLGEKAITGKNSLWDEGTRVPLIFAGPGVKPGQRCTQPAELLDIYPTLLELAGLPARTDIEGLSLMPQLQKADTKRERPAITSHNQGNHGIRSERWRYIRYADGSEELYDMLKDPEGWKNLAAAPEHAAVIADHKKWLPKIDVPPAPNSASRVLTYDPATDEAVWEGETVKRGDAIPE, from the coding sequence ATGAAACAGGCTTTTTTCCTCCTGGCCGCTTTGGCCTTCACCCTTTCCCCTCAGATCCAGGCTGCGGGGAAGCCTAATGTACTGTTCATCGCGATTGATGATCAGAATGACTGGATCGGCCACATGGGCGGGCATCCTTTGGCCAAGACGCCGAACATGGACAAACTGGCCGCACGGGGCACGACGTTTCTGAATGCCCACTGCAATGCTCCGCTGTGCAATCCTTCGAGAACGAGCTTGCTGTTAGGTCTGCGCTCCACCACCACGGGCATTTATGGCCTGTCGCCATGGTTTCGCACCCTGCCGCAGTGGAAGGACCGAGTGACACTGCCCAAGCATTTTGAGGCGAATGGTTATCGCACCCTCGCCACGGGAAAGATCTATCATGGCGGCACCGGTGGCGGTGCAGGGAAGGGCAAAAATAAAGCCAAAGCAAAGGGCGCCAGTGCCGATGAGTTTCAGGTCACGGCCCCTTATGGTGGCGTGGGGACGAAGCCGCCCGCGAAGCTCATTCCCCCGACGCCGATGGGGAACAATCCCCTCATGGACTGGGGCGTCTGGCCGCTGGACAATGATGATACCTCCAAGGGCGACTACCAGGTGGCAAGCTGGACGGTGGAACAGATCAAGAATGCCCCGAAGGATCAGCCATTCTTCTTAGCAGCGGGTTTCTTTCTCCCTCACGTTCCTTGTTATGCCACGCAGAAGTGGTTCGACCTGTATCCAGATGACGACAGCGTTTTGCCCAAGGTGCTGGAAGATGATCGGGGGGATACACCGCGCTTTTCCTGGTACATGCATTGGAACCTACCAGAGCCTCGGCTGAAGTGGGTGAAGGAAAACAACCAATGGCGCAATCTGGTGCGCAGCTACCTAGCCTGCACCAGCTTTGTGGATGCGCAGATCGGCCGCCTGATGACCGCGCTGGATGAGGCAGGCATCGCCGACAATACCATCATCGTCCTGTGGGGAGACCACGGCTGGCATCTGGGGGAAAAAGCCATCACGGGAAAAAACTCGCTGTGGGATGAGGGCACGCGGGTGCCGCTGATCTTTGCCGGACCTGGGGTGAAGCCGGGACAGCGCTGCACGCAGCCTGCGGAGCTGCTGGATATCTATCCCACCCTGCTGGAGCTGGCTGGGCTGCCCGCGCGCACAGACATCGAGGGCCTGAGCCTCATGCCGCAGTTGCAAAAAGCCGACACGAAGCGCGAGCGCCCCGCCATCACCAGCCACAACCAGGGAAACCACGGCATCCGCAGTGAGCGCTGGCGCTACATCCGGTATGCCGATGGCAGTGAAGAACTCTACGACATGCTGAAGGACCCTGAAGGCTGGAAGAACCTAGCGGCAGCGCCAGAGCATGCGGCAGTCATTGCCGACCATAAAAAGTGGCTGCCTAAAATAGATGTGCCTCCCGCACCAAACAGTGCCAGCCGCGTGCTGACCTATGACCCCGCCACGGATGAAGCGGTGTGGGAAGGCGAGACGGTGAAGCGCGGTGACGCGATCCCCGAATGA
- a CDS encoding sulfatase — MKRIFVLLSSLNLLLLTAAAEEKRPNILFAIADDWGAHAGVYGTPWVKTPGFDRIAKEGLLFKHAYTPVAKCAPSRAIVLTGRHAWQNEEAGNHMAFFPAKLKSWPEVLAEKGWHMGITGKGWGPGSAQNAAGKPRQITGKPFNKRKAQGLTEEIANNDYASNFVDFLEAAPKEGPWCFWYGSTEPHRGYEFQSGVKKAGKKLTDIDRVPAYWPDTETVRHDMLDYALEVEHTDYHLVRMIAELEKRGQLDNTLIIVTSDHGMPFPRGKGYAYSASNHVPLAIRWPGGVKNPGRVIEDFVNFTDIAATLLDVAGITEKESGMMPIAGRSWREIWESEKAGQVIASRDHTLIGKERTDVGRPKDQGYPIRGIVTQDTLYLKNFEPTRWPAGNPETGYLDTDGSPTKSLILEMGRKDRKDKFWQLNFGLRPGEELYDLSVDSDCVHNLAGESVHVERIRSLQERLTTELKAQGDPRMFGQGKVFDEYPVTSGTGFYEKWMRGEKPKANWVNETDFEKEPLTTP; from the coding sequence ATGAAGCGCATTTTTGTATTGCTCAGCTCTTTGAATCTTCTCCTGCTCACAGCGGCAGCGGAGGAAAAACGGCCTAACATTTTATTTGCCATCGCGGATGACTGGGGTGCGCATGCGGGTGTGTATGGCACCCCCTGGGTGAAGACGCCGGGGTTTGATCGCATCGCCAAAGAAGGGCTGCTTTTTAAACATGCCTACACCCCCGTGGCGAAGTGTGCACCCTCACGGGCCATCGTGCTCACGGGACGCCATGCCTGGCAAAATGAAGAGGCAGGAAACCACATGGCCTTTTTCCCTGCCAAGCTGAAAAGCTGGCCGGAAGTGCTGGCTGAAAAGGGCTGGCACATGGGCATCACCGGCAAAGGCTGGGGACCAGGCAGCGCCCAAAATGCGGCTGGCAAGCCGCGCCAGATCACCGGCAAGCCTTTCAATAAACGCAAGGCTCAGGGGCTGACGGAGGAGATCGCGAACAACGATTATGCTTCCAACTTTGTGGACTTCCTAGAGGCTGCTCCCAAAGAAGGCCCTTGGTGCTTTTGGTATGGTTCCACCGAGCCTCATCGCGGCTACGAATTCCAGTCAGGCGTCAAGAAAGCCGGCAAGAAGCTCACAGACATTGACCGCGTGCCCGCCTACTGGCCAGACACCGAGACGGTGCGCCATGACATGCTGGATTACGCCCTGGAAGTGGAGCATACGGATTACCACTTGGTGCGCATGATTGCCGAGCTGGAAAAGCGCGGACAACTGGACAACACGCTCATCATTGTGACGAGTGATCACGGCATGCCTTTCCCGCGCGGGAAGGGCTACGCTTACTCCGCCTCGAACCACGTCCCTCTCGCCATCCGCTGGCCGGGTGGGGTGAAAAATCCAGGCCGGGTGATCGAGGACTTTGTCAACTTTACCGACATCGCCGCGACGCTGCTGGACGTGGCTGGCATCACCGAAAAAGAAAGCGGCATGATGCCCATCGCCGGGCGCAGTTGGCGGGAGATTTGGGAGAGCGAAAAAGCAGGTCAAGTCATCGCTTCCCGTGACCACACCCTCATCGGCAAAGAACGCACGGATGTGGGACGGCCCAAGGATCAGGGATATCCCATCCGTGGCATCGTGACTCAGGATACGCTGTATTTGAAGAACTTTGAGCCCACCCGTTGGCCAGCCGGGAACCCCGAAACGGGTTATCTGGATACCGATGGCAGCCCCACCAAGTCACTCATCCTAGAGATGGGGCGCAAGGACCGGAAGGACAAGTTCTGGCAGTTGAACTTTGGCCTTCGTCCGGGAGAAGAACTCTATGATCTGAGCGTGGACTCCGACTGCGTGCATAACCTCGCAGGCGAGTCTGTGCATGTGGAGCGCATCCGCTCCTTGCAGGAGCGGCTGACCACGGAGCTGAAGGCGCAGGGAGATCCTCGCATGTTTGGCCAGGGGAAGGTCTTCGATGAATATCCGGTGACGAGTGGCACTGGCTTTTATGAAAAATGGATGCGTGGTGAAAAGCCGAAAGCCAACTGGGTCAATGAGACGGACTTTGAAAAAGAGCCGCTGACCACGCCCTGA
- a CDS encoding sulfatase: MKRLFLLLSLLVSWQAAAAAPAKPNILFVFADDWGRYASIYAELNGKGGINDAVRTPHFDKIAKKGVLFRHAHVNAPSCTPCRSSLLSGQYFWRTGRGAILRGAVWDEKIPAYPLLLRGAGYHIGKSHKVWGPGSPSDAPYGGQRYAFQKAGGKFNNFSENVTEAVAAGQPLEAAKQELYAEVRGNFQDFLAANDGQKPFCYWFGPTNVHRTWIKGSGKALWNLDPEALKGKMPPYLPDVPEVREDLTDYFGEVAALDQGIGVLLDELEKSGQLDNTLIVISGDHGAPGFPHGKCNLYGFGTGVSLSITGPGVQGGRVVDDFVNLTDLAPTFLEAAGLPIPEVMTGRSLWPVLKSNQQGLVDASRTWVVTGRERHVESARADFSPYPQRALHTAEHLFIINFRPDRWPLGDPYRLDGTDEPTAQEITEVTRTTHPDDDAGPTKAWLVSVRNTTQWKSHYEWVYGKRPKYELYDLKKDPHETKNVADDPAYAEVKTRLEKQLMDELSRTGDLRLINDGAYYENPPLAGPVAEPAEGKKKGRGKKAAPASE, from the coding sequence GTGAAACGTCTTTTTCTTCTTCTTTCCCTGCTGGTGTCTTGGCAGGCTGCTGCTGCGGCTCCAGCCAAGCCTAACATTCTGTTTGTCTTTGCCGACGATTGGGGGCGCTATGCCAGCATTTACGCGGAGTTGAATGGCAAAGGTGGGATCAATGATGCGGTGCGCACGCCTCACTTTGACAAGATCGCGAAGAAGGGCGTGTTGTTCCGCCATGCACATGTGAATGCGCCCTCCTGCACACCCTGCCGCAGTTCGTTGCTTTCGGGTCAGTATTTCTGGCGCACAGGTCGGGGGGCGATTTTGCGTGGGGCGGTCTGGGATGAGAAGATTCCGGCTTACCCGCTGCTGCTCCGAGGTGCGGGCTACCACATCGGCAAGAGTCACAAAGTGTGGGGTCCGGGATCTCCCTCAGATGCGCCTTATGGGGGCCAGCGTTACGCCTTCCAAAAAGCCGGCGGGAAGTTTAACAACTTCTCTGAAAACGTCACTGAAGCCGTCGCTGCGGGTCAACCGCTGGAGGCTGCCAAGCAGGAACTCTACGCAGAAGTGCGGGGTAATTTCCAAGACTTCCTAGCGGCCAATGACGGCCAAAAACCTTTCTGCTACTGGTTCGGCCCCACGAATGTGCACCGCACCTGGATTAAGGGCAGCGGCAAGGCGTTGTGGAATCTGGACCCCGAAGCCCTGAAGGGAAAAATGCCTCCCTATCTCCCGGACGTGCCGGAGGTGCGCGAGGACCTGACCGATTACTTTGGTGAGGTGGCGGCGCTGGACCAGGGCATCGGTGTTTTGTTGGATGAACTGGAGAAATCCGGTCAACTGGACAACACCCTCATCGTCATCAGCGGGGACCACGGCGCACCCGGTTTCCCTCATGGCAAATGCAATCTCTATGGCTTCGGCACGGGTGTCAGTCTTTCCATCACTGGACCCGGGGTGCAAGGCGGGCGGGTGGTGGATGACTTTGTGAATTTGACGGATCTCGCACCCACCTTTCTGGAGGCGGCTGGGTTGCCGATCCCTGAGGTCATGACCGGACGCAGCCTGTGGCCGGTTTTGAAGTCTAACCAACAAGGTTTGGTCGATGCCTCACGCACCTGGGTGGTGACAGGACGTGAGCGGCATGTGGAGAGTGCGCGGGCAGATTTCAGCCCTTACCCACAGCGGGCCCTGCACACGGCCGAGCATCTTTTTATCATCAACTTCCGGCCAGATCGCTGGCCCCTGGGAGATCCCTACCGCCTGGATGGCACGGATGAACCGACCGCGCAGGAGATCACCGAAGTCACCCGCACCACCCACCCCGACGATGATGCAGGCCCCACCAAAGCCTGGCTAGTGAGCGTGAGAAACACCACTCAGTGGAAGTCCCACTATGAATGGGTCTATGGCAAGCGGCCCAAGTATGAGCTGTACGACCTGAAGAAGGACCCGCACGAAACCAAGAACGTGGCTGATGATCCCGCCTATGCGGAAGTGAAGACACGGCTGGAAAAACAACTCATGGATGAACTGAGCCGGACGGGCGATCTGCGCTTGATCAATGATGGGGCCTATTATGAAAACCCACCCCTGGCTGGGCCTGTGGCAGAGCCCGCTGAAGGCAAGAAAAAGGGCCGGGGCAAAAAGGCAGCACCCGCCTCCGAATAA
- a CDS encoding sulfatase, protein MKTLLGLLAFCLALVAGPHAAHSAPPNVVYLISDDHAWTDYGFMGHQQIETPNLDKLAARSALFSRGYVPTALCRPALMTFANGLYSHQHKTTGNDPTPLPSMTGKGKKGKGKGKAGDEPAEYAALREQLISHVEQHPTIAGELQKLGYLTFQSGKWWEGSPARGGFTAGMTRGFPQPGGRHGDDGLKVGREGLEPVFGYIDQALAAKKPFFLWYAPMMPHTPHTPPDRLFQKYKAKGIESDHVARYYAMVEWFDETCGQLIDKIEEKGLTENTIFVYVADNGWIQDPNSQGYAPRSKQSANEGGTRQPILFSWPRVIQPGNRGEQLCSSIDIMPTVLAAVGAEIPKSLPGLNLLPVLKSGEPTSRKEVFGETFAHDVVSIEKPEDTLLYRWVVDGKWKLLLTYDGKLDRYASSHPRTEKRPQLFDLLADPHEDVNLAAQNPEVVQRLADKLQAWWPVTERQVLTKWTDEPGVWRE, encoded by the coding sequence ATGAAAACTCTCCTTGGTCTTTTGGCTTTTTGTCTGGCTCTCGTGGCTGGCCCTCATGCAGCGCATTCAGCCCCGCCTAACGTGGTGTATCTCATCTCAGATGACCACGCGTGGACGGATTATGGATTCATGGGGCATCAACAGATCGAGACACCCAACCTGGATAAGTTAGCGGCCCGCAGCGCGCTGTTCTCCAGAGGTTATGTGCCCACTGCTCTGTGTCGTCCGGCTTTGATGACTTTCGCCAACGGGCTCTATTCTCACCAGCATAAGACCACCGGCAATGACCCCACCCCGCTGCCTTCTATGACTGGCAAAGGCAAGAAGGGAAAAGGCAAAGGCAAGGCCGGGGATGAACCTGCTGAATACGCGGCCCTGCGTGAGCAACTGATCTCGCATGTGGAGCAGCACCCCACCATCGCTGGCGAGCTGCAAAAGCTGGGATACCTCACCTTTCAGTCTGGCAAATGGTGGGAGGGCAGCCCGGCGCGGGGCGGCTTCACAGCGGGCATGACCCGTGGTTTTCCCCAGCCTGGCGGACGTCACGGTGACGATGGATTGAAAGTGGGCCGTGAGGGGCTGGAGCCTGTGTTTGGCTACATTGACCAAGCGCTCGCTGCCAAAAAACCTTTCTTCCTCTGGTATGCGCCCATGATGCCCCACACCCCGCACACGCCGCCGGATCGTCTGTTCCAAAAATACAAGGCCAAGGGCATCGAGTCAGATCACGTGGCCAGGTATTATGCGATGGTCGAATGGTTCGATGAAACCTGCGGGCAGCTCATCGATAAGATCGAAGAAAAAGGGCTCACTGAAAACACCATCTTTGTGTACGTGGCGGACAATGGCTGGATTCAGGACCCCAACAGCCAGGGGTATGCACCGCGCTCCAAGCAGTCGGCCAATGAAGGCGGCACACGCCAGCCCATCTTGTTTAGCTGGCCGCGTGTCATCCAGCCGGGCAACCGGGGAGAGCAGCTTTGCTCCAGCATTGACATCATGCCCACCGTGCTCGCCGCCGTGGGGGCAGAGATCCCGAAAAGCCTGCCCGGGCTGAACCTGCTGCCCGTGTTGAAATCGGGCGAGCCTACCTCTCGCAAGGAAGTCTTTGGCGAGACCTTTGCCCACGATGTGGTGAGCATTGAGAAACCGGAAGACACCCTGCTTTATCGCTGGGTGGTGGATGGCAAATGGAAGCTGCTGCTGACCTATGATGGCAAGCTGGACCGCTACGCCAGCAGCCATCCGCGCACGGAAAAGCGCCCACAGCTTTTTGATCTGCTGGCAGACCCGCATGAAGATGTGAACCTGGCGGCGCAGAACCCTGAGGTGGTGCAGCGCCTGGCCGATAAACTCCAGGCCTGGTGGCCGGTGACGGAGCGGCAGGTGCTGACGAAGTGGACCGATGAGCCAGGTGTATGGCGCGAGTAA